A window of Castanea sativa cultivar Marrone di Chiusa Pesio chromosome 1, ASM4071231v1 contains these coding sequences:
- the LOC142622069 gene encoding protein TIC 20-I, chloroplastic produces MILNGCTMPSGRDFMSSRLSKTTTASGSFFTCSPCLPAKATFSSISSRGSHQEGKPLLHLSAASTQLLSGDQGSLLRTIPLLPRRHKSRMTPQASKDVPYSFRFPPMTKKPRWWWRTLACLPYLMPLHETWMYAETAYHLHPFLEDFEFLTYPFLGAIGRLPSWFLMAYFFVAYLGIVRRKEWPHFFRFHVVMGMLLEIALQVIGTVSRWMPLAFYWGKVGMHFWTAVAFAYLFTVLESIRCALAGMYADIPFVCDAAYIQIPYD; encoded by the exons ATGATACTAAACGGGTGCACAATGCCCTCTGGGCGTGATTTTATGAGTTCCAGGTTGTCTAAGACCACCACAGCTAGTGGCTCATTTTTCACATGCAGTCCTTGTTTGCCTGCCAAAGCCACCTTCTCAAGCATAAGTTCACGGGGATCTCATCAAGAGG GTAAGCCACTCTTGCACCTCTCAGCTGCATCAACCCAACTTTTAAGCGGGGATCAGGGTAGCCTTCTACGCACAATCCCCTTGTTACCAAGGCGACACAAATCTCGTATGACTCCTCAGGCATCCAAGGATGTTCCATACAGTTTCCGTTTCCCTCCAATGACCAAGAAGCCAAGATGGTGGTGGAGGACACTGGCATGCCTCCCCTACTTAATGCCTCTTCATGAGACATGGATGTATGCTGAGACAGCATATCACCTGCACCCCTTCTTGGAAGACTTTGAATTCTTAACGTACCCATTTCTTGGAGCCATTGGGCGGTTGCCAAGCTGGTTCTTGATGGCATACTTTTTTGTAGCATATCTTGGAATTGTGAGAAGAAAGGAATGGCCTCACTTCTTCAGATTTCATGTGGTGATGGGTATGTTGTTGGAGATTGCATTGCAGGTGATAGGGACTGTGAGCCGCTGGATGCCACTTGCTTTCTACTGGGGTAAAGTGGGGATGCACTTTTGGACAGCCGTGGCATTTGCTTATCTTTTCACAGTTTTGGAGAGCATACGTTGTGCTCTTGCTGGTATGTATGCTGACATCCCTTTTGTCTGCGATGCTGCATATATTCAAATTCCATATGATTAA
- the LOC142620442 gene encoding uncharacterized protein LOC142620442 translates to MGSACCVAARDKTIPLRAGGESLHRNAIHSPSWSRRWDSRGRVAGENPSYQVSNGISQNVSMELKGSLGSDRGNLSDGGSPLENSGTPASLKSPAHEGVDVNLMTPHSDLSMASTFSTEVKNHAESLEIVDSAAPNIPFAIPSALSTPSVDTLPSHTCPLFPTSTPSRRARRSPGHQLLRQVSDSRILRLKSPNNNSISEGRPSFVLSTCSNDLATGSQCGSSDGWSMRTFSELVASSQRERWSFDSEHFGSGPGKISGSSSRFSYSPSVELHTCGACSKLLTERSSWSSHKLIITNDIPVASVLVCGHTYHSECLDTMIAEEADRYDPPCPICTIGEKEVSKMSKKALKIEAELKAKNYKISKNRVVDSYFDSDCDVFYHQKDAEHKGKNPKMEPSSSARNSFAKPFLRRHFSLGSKWSRSLSENDSTRKKGFWARYRKD, encoded by the exons ATGGGATCAGCTTGTTGTGTTGCTGCAAGGGATAAAACCATTCCCCTCAGAGCTGGAGGTGAATCTTTGCATAGAAATGCCATACATTCACCATCATGGAGCCGCCGGTGGGATAGTAGAGGGCGTGTGGCTGGTGAGAATCCATCATATCAAGTGTCCAATGGAATCAGCCAGAATGTTAGCATGGAATTAAAAGGGTCCTTAGGTTCTGACAGGGGTAATTTGTCTGATGGGGGAAGCCCATTGGAGAATTCTGGAACACCTGCTTCTTTAAAGTCCCCAGCTCATGAAGGAGTGGATGTGAATCTGATGACTCCACATTCAG ATCTATCCATGGCAAGCACTTTTTCTACAGAG GTGAAGAACCATGCAGAATCACTAGAAATTGTAGATTCAGCTGCACCAAATATTCCATTTGCCATACCTTCGGCTCTCTCAACACCATCTGTTGACACTCTGCCTTCCCATACATGTCCTCTTTTTCCTACCTCGACCCCATCCAGACGGGCTCGTCGTTCACCGGGGCACCAGCTGTTGAGACAGGTCTCTGACAGTCGAATCTTGCGACTGAAATCACCAAATAACAACTCAATATCTGAAGGAAGACCATCTTTTGTACTCTCCACCTGCAGCAACGACTTAGCAACTGGATCCCAGTGTGGATCATCTGACGGCTGGTCAATGCGCACCTTTTCTGAGCTTGTGGCTTCTTCTCAAAGAGAAAGGTGGTCTTTTGACAGTGAGCACTTTGGCTCTGGCCCTGGCAAGATAAGTGGATCTAGTAGCAGGTTCTCATATTCTCCCTCTGTAGAGTTGCACACGTGTGGGGCCTGCTCAAAGCTCCTAACAGAGAGATCTTCATGGAGCAGCCATAAATTAATCATCACCAATGATATCCCAGTGGCATCTGTGCTTGTTTGTGGGCATACTTACCATTCTGAGTGCTTGGACACTATGATAGCGGAGGAGGCTGACCGATATGACCCGCCTTGTCCAATTTGTACCATTGGAGAGAAGGAAGTCTCGAAGATGTCCAAAAAGGCTTTAAAAATAGAGGCAGAGTTAAAGGCAAAGAACTATAAGATATCAAAAAACCGGGTTGTGGATAGTTACTTTGATAGTGATTGTGATGTTTTTTATCACCAAAAGGATGCTGAACATAAAGGGAAAAACCCCAAGATGGAACCCAGTTCTAGCGCAAGGAACTCGTTTGCCAAGCCTTTCTTAAGGAGGCACTTCTCTCTTGGGTCCAAGTGGAGTAGATCCTTGTCAGAGAATGATTCTACCAGGAAGAAGGGGTTTTGGGCAAGATATCGCAAAGATTGA
- the LOC142617878 gene encoding bZIP transcription factor 44-like has translation MASSSGNSSTPTQNSGSEGNLQVLMDQRKRKRMQSNRESARRSRMRKQKHLDDLMGQVTQLSKDNNQILTSINITSQHLMNVEAENSILRAQVVELSQRLESLNGILNFINTTSSVGGVYGTPQNTTAAAASADSFMNPLNLLYHNQPIMASADMFHY, from the coding sequence atggcttCCTCTAGTGGAAATTCCTCAACCCCAACCCAAAACTCAGGGTCTGAGGGGAACTTGCAGGTTTTAATGGatcaaagaaaaaggaaaagaatgcaATCCAATCGAGAATCAGCGAGGCGGTCCAGGATGAGAAAACAAAAGCACTTGGATGATCTGATGGGGCAAGTGACACAGCTAAGCAAGGACAATAACCAAATCCTCACAAGCATAAACATCACCTCCCAGCACTTGATGAATGTTGAGGCTGAGAATTCAATTTTGAGGGCTCAAGTGGTGGAACTGAGTCAGAGATTAGAGTCTCTTAATGGGATCCTGAATTTCATCAACACAACAAGCAGTGTTGGTGGGGTGTACGGCACTCCTCAAAACACAACTGCTGCTGCTGCCTCAGCTGATAGCTTCATGAACCCCTTGAACTTGCTCTATCATAACCAACCCATCATGGCTTCTGCAGATATGTTTCATTattaa